The proteins below come from a single Pedobacter sp. MC2016-14 genomic window:
- a CDS encoding isoprenyl transferase, with protein sequence MGFKEQIDLARLPEHIAIIMDGNGRWAQNQGKFRHFGHESGVLSVKDVVEGCVEIGVKYLTMYTFSTENWNRPVEEVNALMELFISTINQETDTLNKNNIKLNAIGDIASLPQKCIDDLASAMEKTSGNTRCTLTLALSYSAKWELVEAAKKLARQVAEQKIAIEDINEKNFEAQLTTVNIPDPELVIRTSGEHRISNFLLWQMAYTELYFTDTLWPDFRREDLFEAIVDFQKRERRFGKTSEQLN encoded by the coding sequence ATGGGATTTAAAGAACAAATTGATCTTGCACGTTTGCCGGAACATATCGCAATCATCATGGATGGTAACGGGAGGTGGGCGCAAAACCAAGGCAAATTCAGGCATTTTGGCCATGAAAGCGGGGTTTTGTCTGTAAAGGATGTGGTAGAAGGTTGTGTGGAAATTGGGGTTAAATATTTAACCATGTACACTTTTTCTACAGAAAACTGGAACAGGCCTGTCGAGGAGGTTAATGCACTAATGGAGCTTTTTATTTCAACCATTAATCAGGAAACAGATACACTGAATAAAAATAACATCAAGCTGAATGCGATAGGGGATATCGCGTCTTTACCACAAAAGTGTATTGACGATTTGGCTAGTGCAATGGAAAAAACTTCCGGAAATACCCGTTGCACCTTAACACTCGCTTTGAGTTACAGCGCTAAATGGGAGCTGGTGGAAGCGGCAAAGAAACTTGCCCGTCAGGTAGCAGAGCAAAAAATCGCTATTGAGGATATTAATGAAAAGAATTTTGAGGCACAGCTGACTACTGTAAATATCCCTGATCCTGAACTGGTGATCAGAACAAGCGGTGAACACCGGATCAGCAATTTCCTGTTGTGGCAGATGGCCTATACGGAATTGTATTTTACGGATACCCTGTGGCCGGACTTTAGAAGGGAAGACCTTTTTGAGGCAATTGTTGACTTCCAAAAACGTGAAAGACGCTTTGGTAAAACCAGCGAGCAACTTAACTAA